In Aegilops tauschii subsp. strangulata cultivar AL8/78 chromosome 3, Aet v6.0, whole genome shotgun sequence, one genomic interval encodes:
- the LOC141042656 gene encoding uncharacterized protein: MEAKLMKIFAMLMLFSLCNRGNAQCTISDLHVIQTATGKNSGGNPEYAVEVVNKCICTQTDVKLLAPGFKSSEPVDPQVFRPDADGKLGTLNNGSPVYYGYHIKFNYASATKFSLKPFSSGIVCS; this comes from the exons ATGGAGGCCAAGCTGATGAAGATCTTCGCCATGCTGATGCTCTTCTCCCTCTGCAACCGAG GCAATGCGCAGTGCACCATATCGGACCTCCATGTTATCCAGACCGCCACGGGAAAGAACTCCGGAGGGAACCCGGAGTACGCCGTGGAGGTGGTGAACAAGTGCATCTGCACACAGACGGACGTCAAGCTGCTTGCCCCCGGGTTCAAGTCCTCCGAGCCCGTGGACCCCCAGGTCTTCCGGCCGGACGCCGACGGCAAGCTCGGCACCCTCAACAACGGCTCCCCGGTGTACTACGGATATCACATCAAGTTCAACTACGCGTCGGCCACCAAGTTCAGCCTCAAGCCCTTCTCCTCCGGCATCGTATGCTCGTGA